The Streptomyces sp. NBC_00569 genomic sequence TGCGGCTTGTCGCGGGATCCAGGGGCGCAGGGGTGGGGCGTCAGGCGGGGTACGCGTGCGTCTGTGTCGCCTTGACCGTGGCCCAGACCGGCGCGCCCGGGTGCAGGTTCAGCTCCGCGGCGGCGACCGTCGTGAGGTCGGCGGCGAGCGTGAGTTCACCCGTGAGGTCCGCGCGGATCTGATCCCCGTGCGTCTCGAGCCCGGCGACCTGACACCGCCACAGATTCCGGGCGCTGGCGCCGGTGGGCCGGTCCCGGTAGAGGGTCACGGCGCTCGGCGGGAACGCCACGAAGGCGGGTCCCGACAGTTCCTCGCTGGTCGCGATGTCCGGCCCGGAGCCGACCCGCACCACATGCCCGTCGGCCTGCCCCTTGTAGAGGTTGAGGCCGACCAGCTGGGCGATGTAGTCCGTACGCGGACGACGGGCGATGTCGGCCGGGGCGCCCTCCTGGACGACGCGGCCGTGCTCGATGACGACGAGCCGGTCGGCGAGCACCATCGCGTCCAGCGGGTCGTGGGTGACCAGTACGGCGACGGCCTCGAAGTCGGCCAGATGGCGCCGGAGTTGGGCGCGTACATCGAGGCGGGTGCGCGCGTCGAGCGCGGCGAGCGGCTCGTCGAGGAGCAGCAGCCGGGGACGGGTCGCCAGGGCGCGGGCCACGGCGACGCGCTGCGCCTGGCCCCCGGACAGCCGGCGGGGCTTGGCGCCGTGGTGGTCGGCGAGACCCATGCGGTCCAGCCACTTCGCGGCCTGCTCGCGCGCTTCGGCCTTGGACACTCCGTGGCAGCGCGGACCGAAGGCGACGTTGTCCAGGGCGCTCAGATGGGGGAAGAGAAGGTAGTCCTGGAAGACCACGCCGACCGGCCGGGACTCGGGTGCCGTGCGGTCCAACGCGGCACCGTCCAGATTCAGATGACCGCCCGTCAGCGGTGTCAGCCCGGCCAGGGCGCGCAGGGCCGTGGTCTTGCCGGCGCCGTTCGGACCGAGCAGCGCGACCACGTCCCCGGGGGCGGCGCGCAGCGCGACGTCGAGGCGGAACGTGCCCCGGTCGACGACGAGGTGGGCGTCCAGGCCGTCGGCGCGGATGCCGTCGGCGGGGACGCCGCCGAAGACGGGGTCGATGTGCGTCATGAGGCGGTCATCCGGTGGTCGGACGGTCCGGCGAGGACCGTGTGGGGGAGGGCGGGGCCGGTCATGACGCCGTCATCCAGCGGT encodes the following:
- a CDS encoding ABC transporter ATP-binding protein — encoded protein: MTHIDPVFGGVPADGIRADGLDAHLVVDRGTFRLDVALRAAPGDVVALLGPNGAGKTTALRALAGLTPLTGGHLNLDGAALDRTAPESRPVGVVFQDYLLFPHLSALDNVAFGPRCHGVSKAEAREQAAKWLDRMGLADHHGAKPRRLSGGQAQRVAVARALATRPRLLLLDEPLAALDARTRLDVRAQLRRHLADFEAVAVLVTHDPLDAMVLADRLVVIEHGRVVQEGAPADIARRPRTDYIAQLVGLNLYKGQADGHVVRVGSGPDIATSEELSGPAFVAFPPSAVTLYRDRPTGASARNLWRCQVAGLETHGDQIRADLTGELTLAADLTTVAAAELNLHPGAPVWATVKATQTHAYPA